The following nucleotide sequence is from Pseudoclavibacter endophyticus.
CTGCTCAGGGGTGACGCCGTGACGAGTGAGTCCGGCAAAGAGGGGGTTGTCGAGGAGTATTCGGAGCGTGTGGAACCGCACAGTGCCGGGCTCTCGGAGCGCGTGCTGTACGGTAGCGCCTCGCGTCGGTCTGCCGAATGGGCGGGAGCGCGGGGGCTCGGGCTCCTGCAAAGCAATATCACGATGGCCGAGGGAACGATGGACTTCGCTGAAGCGCAACGCGAGCAGATCGAGGCATATCGGAAAGCGGTGCCGCCGGGATCGAGTGGCCGGGTGGCAATGGGACACGTCGTGCTGCCGATCGATTCGGCGACGCCGCGGCAGCGGAAGCGTTACGAGGAGTATGTGCGCGCTCGAACACCTCGCACCGCGTCACCACAGGAATTTCCGGGCGGGCGAATGGCGTTGATCAAGCGGGATCGGCTCGGCACCGCCGAGGAAATCGTCGCCGGGCTCTACGAAGACGTCGCATTTCGGCAGGTCGACGAGTTCTTCATCGAACTGCCCTTCTCTTTTCCGCAGGCCGATACTGAGCAATTGCTGCACGACCTTGCGACGGAGGTCGGCCCGAGGCTCGGGTGGACGCCCGCGAACGCCCGGTGATGACCGCCATAAGCACGAGGAGCGCCCACTAGACAGCGGGCGCTCCTGTACGCGAGGA
It contains:
- a CDS encoding LLM class flavin-dependent oxidoreductase, which codes for MPEPGSPLAKLSFLTIVPFDRDDPAGGIERGLRLFELGESLGFDGGWIRTRHLQYGVSSPAAFLSAVSQHTSRLELGTAVIPLGWENPLRLAEDLATVDLLSGGRLQIGVSVGTPMHYGRVKNALYGELADEQDFSYARVDKFVSLLRGDAVTSESGKEGVVEEYSERVEPHSAGLSERVLYGSASRRSAEWAGARGLGLLQSNITMAEGTMDFAEAQREQIEAYRKAVPPGSSGRVAMGHVVLPIDSATPRQRKRYEEYVRARTPRTASPQEFPGGRMALIKRDRLGTAEEIVAGLYEDVAFRQVDEFFIELPFSFPQADTEQLLHDLATEVGPRLGWTPANAR